The genomic window GCGCCGCGGATGCATCCGGCGATGAAGGCAGTGGCGCCCGTTCGGAAGTCGTTGCCGTTTCGCACGGTATTCAACCTGCTTGGACCGATGTCGAATCCCGCCGGAACGACACGGCAGGTGCTGGGTGTGTACTCGCCGGAGACAGTGGACATGGTGGCGGAGGCGATGGCCTTTAGCGGTCACATGGAGCATGCGCTGATTGTGCACGGAGACGGCGGCCTAGATGAGTTTTCGCTGAGCGGCGAGAGTGTTGTCGCAGAAGTGCGTGGAGACCAGATTCGTCGTTACACGGTGACGCCGGAAGATGCCGGACTGCAACGCTCGCAGGATGCTCTGTTGGGCGGCGACGCAATCGAGAATGCGGCCATCCTGAGCAGCATCTTTGCTGGTGAGACAGGGCCTAGGCGCGACATTGTGCTTCTGAATGCGGCGGCTGTGTTGCTGGTGGCGGGAGTCGTGAAGAATCTGGCGCAGGGCGTGCGTCGTGCTGCGAGCGTGATTGATTGTGGTGATGTGACGGCGCTTGTGACACGGTTGAACGGCCGCACGCAATAGCCTGCGCACCCTTGGGATGTTTGGCTCCATCTAACGAATCGAAGAGGAGACAGCACATGGATCTGGGACTCAAAGGAAAGCGCGCCCTGGTTACGGGATCGACTGCGGGCATTGGACTGGCGATCGCGAAGGGTCTTGTGGCGGAAGGCGCGACGGTCTGGATCAACGGTCGCACGCAGGAACGTGTTGACGCTGCTCTGAAACAAATTTCCGGTGATGTCCATGGCGTTGCCGCCGACCTGAGCA from Terriglobus sp. TAA 43 includes these protein-coding regions:
- the trpD gene encoding anthranilate phosphoribosyltransferase encodes the protein MNRVNGYRTRVRLSFICSDLRRWEGMGAKELLAEVVDSGDALSFDEAQELMTSLLQGRLSSDEMTALLTSLHDRGETAAELAGFSAAMRAAAVLLPLTEAERERAVDTCGTGGDGSGTFNISTAVALVAAAAGVTVAKHGNRAITSRSGSADVLHALGVETEHTPESAAESLRANGFAFLLAPRMHPAMKAVAPVRKSLPFRTVFNLLGPMSNPAGTTRQVLGVYSPETVDMVAEAMAFSGHMEHALIVHGDGGLDEFSLSGESVVAEVRGDQIRRYTVTPEDAGLQRSQDALLGGDAIENAAILSSIFAGETGPRRDIVLLNAAAVLLVAGVVKNLAQGVRRAASVIDCGDVTALVTRLNGRTQ